A genomic segment from Legionella micdadei encodes:
- a CDS encoding DUF427 domain-containing protein, which yields MENKQIRMPGSDHPITIEQNTNRVIIKIEENVIADTYNALILREANYPPVQYIPREDVNMALLQPSTHKTFCPYKGNCSYYNVAIDDKKIENAAWSYENPHNAVERIRGYIAFYPERVDSINETQFA from the coding sequence ATGGAAAACAAACAAATTAGGATGCCTGGTTCCGATCACCCTATAACCATCGAACAAAATACAAATCGCGTGATCATTAAAATTGAAGAAAACGTGATTGCTGATACCTATAACGCTTTGATTTTACGTGAAGCTAATTATCCTCCGGTTCAATATATTCCTCGTGAAGACGTCAATATGGCATTATTGCAGCCAAGTACTCATAAAACCTTCTGTCCTTATAAGGGCAACTGCTCTTATTACAACGTCGCTATCGACGATAAAAAAATTGAAAACGCAGCTTGGTCCTATGAAAATCCTCACAACGCTGTGGAACGAATCAGAGGATATATTGCTTTTTATCCCGAACGGGTCGACTCGATTAACGAAACGCAATTTGCTTAA
- a CDS encoding putative molybdenum carrier protein, translating to MFKIVSGGQTGVDQAGLAIAEQMGIPWGGWCPKDGLDENGLCIRRQYPSLKETATADPQERTKLNIRDSDGTLVIVPTWPLPKEITDGTYLTITEAQQQNKPCLIIRLDEKERRALEQLRKWLKEHHVVVLNIAGPRESNCPGINKLAYEFLQQAFESLKPVI from the coding sequence ATGTTTAAAATTGTCTCAGGTGGCCAAACCGGAGTGGATCAGGCCGGTCTTGCAATTGCCGAACAAATGGGGATTCCTTGGGGAGGATGGTGTCCAAAAGATGGATTGGATGAGAATGGCCTTTGTATCCGCAGGCAATACCCTTCCTTAAAGGAAACCGCGACTGCAGATCCTCAAGAAAGGACTAAACTGAATATTCGTGATTCGGATGGAACTTTGGTTATCGTACCTACCTGGCCGCTGCCTAAGGAAATAACAGACGGCACATACCTTACAATCACAGAGGCTCAGCAGCAAAACAAGCCTTGTTTAATTATAAGATTGGATGAAAAAGAGAGGAGAGCATTAGAGCAGCTAAGAAAGTGGCTGAAAGAGCATCATGTTGTCGTGCTCAATATTGCCGGTCCTCGAGAATCAAATTGCCCCGGAATAAACAAACTAGCATACGAATTTTTACAACAAGCGTTTGAATCGCTCAAGCCAGTTATTTAA
- the ankI gene encoding Dot/Icm T4SS effector AnkI/LegAS4: protein MIASVSDKSDPPFLQQTLKDLGLEDMPLDSYIPSPLDKPDWVTVRKVSLLTNMDGHGLFARCDIPKGTCVGLYTGKEYSLDEFEAYLKENAEANGNYAMTIGEKIIDSSTSGNYTRYINFSDTQANVCFVAGRLQYQKVVKVITTTDIKAGQQFLVDYNVYDENASKHFYFLSPSDNWRSTEDLYSAYSYQTVRPPIDMPELDIKRSNNLLATNIGKAILGNKNLSTIDIPYEPEEINLPYLRKYRRNILRFEQADVFTPLMLACYLGQFENVRWLIDKGANINQQQHHSGNCPLFFALIGYSATLDNKRAYVEIIKLLINNKANLCVHDRTDKTFLHKAISTLDKEDFQAVMNVIKEQEEVNLHQLFSFIDENSDDILVHCLREKLFDHAKILLRTYPTYFKEYYMSGSGEDKAFNKEAFIDATKNYSPNERQTLFRLLQEQFTTARPRLFSDLGLARAEEIDAENLSSSMMM from the coding sequence TTGATTGCAAGCGTTAGTGACAAATCCGACCCCCCTTTCTTACAACAAACCCTAAAAGATCTAGGATTAGAAGACATGCCTTTGGATTCTTACATTCCTTCTCCTTTAGATAAGCCTGATTGGGTTACTGTCCGGAAAGTTTCGTTATTAACGAATATGGATGGACATGGTTTATTTGCTAGGTGTGACATTCCTAAAGGAACTTGTGTGGGTCTTTATACAGGGAAAGAATATTCATTGGATGAGTTTGAGGCATATCTAAAAGAAAACGCTGAAGCCAATGGTAATTATGCGATGACTATTGGAGAAAAGATAATTGATTCGAGTACTTCTGGGAACTACACGCGCTATATTAATTTCTCAGATACTCAAGCTAATGTATGCTTCGTAGCAGGTCGATTGCAGTATCAAAAAGTTGTAAAAGTAATAACAACGACAGATATCAAGGCAGGGCAGCAATTTTTAGTGGACTATAATGTTTATGATGAAAACGCATCGAAGCATTTTTATTTTCTAAGTCCCAGTGACAATTGGAGATCGACCGAAGACTTATATTCTGCTTATTCATATCAGACAGTTAGGCCACCTATAGATATGCCAGAGCTGGACATAAAAAGATCAAATAACTTGCTTGCAACGAATATAGGGAAGGCTATTTTAGGAAATAAAAATTTATCCACAATCGATATTCCCTATGAGCCCGAAGAAATAAATCTTCCTTATCTCAGAAAATATCGTCGAAATATCCTTAGGTTCGAGCAAGCAGATGTATTCACTCCGTTGATGCTCGCTTGCTATTTAGGCCAATTTGAAAATGTTCGGTGGCTTATTGATAAGGGAGCCAATATTAATCAACAACAACATCACTCAGGCAATTGTCCCCTGTTTTTTGCATTAATTGGCTACTCAGCTACTCTTGATAATAAGCGTGCTTATGTGGAAATAATTAAGTTACTCATTAATAACAAAGCAAATTTATGTGTGCATGATCGTACCGATAAGACCTTTTTGCATAAGGCGATCTCTACTTTAGACAAAGAAGACTTTCAAGCAGTGATGAACGTAATTAAAGAGCAAGAAGAGGTTAACTTGCATCAGCTATTCTCTTTTATCGACGAAAATAGCGATGATATTCTTGTGCATTGTCTCAGGGAAAAGCTGTTTGACCACGCTAAAATTTTGTTGCGCACTTACCCTACTTATTTTAAAGAATATTACATGAGCGGTTCTGGTGAGGATAAGGCTTTTAATAAAGAAGCATTTATTGATGCAACAAAAAATTATTCTCCAAATGAACGACAAACGCTCTTTAGGTTGCTGCAAGAACAATTTACAACGGCTAGGCCCAGATTGTTTTCTGACTTAGGGTTGGCCCGGGCTGAGGAGATTGACGCGGAGAATCTATCTTCATCGATGATGATGTAA
- a CDS encoding MerR family transcriptional regulator translates to MSYTVKKLAKISGVSPRTLRFYDEIGLLKPAYYGENQYRYYEEEQLLMLQQILFFRELGFSLNDIQRIIHSDGFDKIEALTEHKSILLEDLKRIKILTKTIDKTISHIRGNLIMSDIEMYEGFDPKKQQEYENYLLQTGKVTQKQIDESWKNVRHWKKNNWEDHQREGEEINQGLVNAILNGAKPEAKEVQDLIQRHYQWVKKFWTPTQESYIGLGQMYLEHPDFKSFYTNYHPDLVEFLVEAMKIYAKEKLN, encoded by the coding sequence ATGTCCTACACGGTAAAAAAATTAGCTAAGATCTCAGGTGTGAGTCCGCGTACTCTTCGTTTTTATGACGAGATTGGTTTATTAAAGCCGGCTTATTACGGAGAAAACCAGTACCGTTACTACGAGGAAGAGCAGCTTCTGATGTTGCAGCAAATTCTATTTTTCCGTGAGCTTGGATTTTCTCTAAATGATATACAGAGGATAATTCATAGCGATGGCTTTGATAAGATTGAAGCATTGACTGAGCATAAATCTATCCTCTTGGAAGATCTTAAACGAATCAAGATCCTGACTAAAACTATTGATAAAACTATTTCACATATTAGAGGAAATTTGATCATGAGTGACATTGAAATGTATGAAGGCTTCGATCCGAAAAAGCAGCAGGAGTATGAGAATTACTTACTGCAAACGGGAAAAGTAACACAAAAGCAAATTGACGAAAGTTGGAAAAATGTTCGTCACTGGAAAAAAAACAATTGGGAAGATCATCAGCGGGAGGGTGAGGAAATTAATCAAGGATTAGTGAATGCTATCCTTAATGGAGCGAAACCTGAAGCCAAAGAGGTTCAAGATTTGATTCAAAGGCATTATCAATGGGTGAAAAAATTTTGGACGCCAACTCAAGAAAGTTATATTGGTCTTGGGCAGATGTACCTTGAACACCCTGATTTTAAGAGCTTCTATACGAATTATCATCCTGATTTGGTTGAGTTTTTAGTGGAAGCGATGAAAATATATGCCAAAGAAAAATTAAACTAA
- a CDS encoding nitroreductase family protein, translating to MVVPNTISLMDAIYNRRSVRDYQPKKVSKDLISILLDAAVQAPSALHEEPCAFAIIQNQDMLDRISESAKHILRDESLKTQSEKKKHVLNVVDQPEFNIFYNASTLIVICSKFQDSFVAADCWLAAENLMLSAYAHGLGSRVIGFAVPALNLPEWKAEIGIPDEMVAVVPIILGIPGSSSLSSGRKSPEIIAWK from the coding sequence ATGGTTGTCCCCAATACTATAAGCTTGATGGATGCTATCTATAATCGTCGTTCCGTACGAGACTATCAGCCAAAAAAAGTGAGTAAAGATCTCATTAGTATACTCCTTGATGCGGCAGTACAAGCCCCTTCCGCCCTTCATGAAGAGCCCTGCGCTTTTGCAATTATCCAGAATCAAGACATGTTAGATCGCATATCTGAGAGTGCAAAACACATATTGCGTGATGAATCTCTAAAAACCCAGTCAGAAAAGAAGAAACATGTTCTTAATGTTGTTGATCAACCCGAATTCAATATCTTTTACAATGCGAGTACATTAATAGTTATCTGCAGCAAATTCCAAGACTCATTTGTCGCAGCAGATTGTTGGCTTGCAGCTGAAAACCTCATGCTCAGTGCCTATGCCCATGGTCTTGGATCGCGAGTCATCGGTTTTGCTGTCCCCGCTTTGAATTTGCCGGAGTGGAAAGCTGAAATAGGAATTCCTGACGAAATGGTTGCTGTCGTGCCGATAATTTTGGGAATACCGGGCAGCTCTTCATTATCGTCAGGCCGGAAATCTCCCGAAATAATTGCATGGAAATAA
- a CDS encoding transporter substrate-binding domain-containing protein — MKFILTLLIFCLICPSLHAEKLIVGTSPFNPPMEIQATKNNVFTGFEIDLVNEICRRINATCAYHPMTFEKIMKAVASGKVDLGIDGFFITRERLDQYLFSQPYLQTKAQLFARTDSNIDSTNINTGKRIGVEAGTVFRSLLLQMYSNVKVISYDNQPDMLKDLADNDIDLIMFDYIGASYWVNNSQGIFKLVGKAIPFGMGYGIMANLNQGQLISRINNALIAMQNDGTYLSIYSRYFGTA, encoded by the coding sequence ATGAAATTCATCTTAACCCTACTTATTTTTTGTTTGATATGTCCTAGCCTGCATGCTGAAAAACTCATAGTCGGTACATCACCCTTTAATCCCCCCATGGAAATTCAAGCGACTAAAAATAATGTGTTCACTGGATTTGAAATTGATCTTGTGAATGAAATTTGCCGTCGAATCAATGCAACTTGTGCCTACCATCCCATGACGTTTGAAAAAATTATGAAAGCCGTCGCATCAGGGAAAGTTGATTTAGGCATAGATGGTTTTTTTATTACCCGAGAACGGCTAGACCAATATTTGTTTAGCCAACCTTATTTGCAGACTAAAGCCCAATTATTTGCAAGAACTGATTCCAATATTGATAGCACCAATATCAATACAGGCAAACGTATCGGAGTGGAAGCAGGTACTGTATTCAGATCTCTCCTGTTGCAAATGTACAGTAATGTTAAAGTGATTAGCTACGATAACCAGCCGGATATGTTGAAAGACCTAGCCGATAACGACATCGATCTTATTATGTTCGATTACATCGGAGCATCATACTGGGTTAACAACAGCCAAGGTATTTTTAAGCTGGTTGGTAAAGCGATACCATTCGGTATGGGTTATGGCATTATGGCTAACCTCAACCAAGGTCAACTTATCTCTCGAATCAATAATGCATTGATTGCCATGCAAAATGATGGGACTTATTTATCAATTTACTCCCGCTATTTCGGCACGGCGTAA
- a CDS encoding class I SAM-dependent methyltransferase yields the protein MTLSPNSTLYRLVTIWNSFKALYQLSPQKVEAFLEAYNLYHCDWVHGQAMDDSKSIAYEEVKQKLISWYEVINHLCAIGQVEKMYIPPTLDLAKNVINNQILFERNFVHLLGMKENDKVFELGCGKGRVAMHLASLTGAQITGINIDQSQLDNAIAFAKKQNLSQQCHFINADFNDLPLAFDDNNFDCIYEIQALSLCRDLSKLFSELHRILKPGGKISLLEWVRLPGYDAQNPHHRELMQKIKPLIGAIGTPSPEEYQLVLQNAGFKVLLSEDPSINKSQEPLINKAGSNYDKLSPIVKFLVKINLLPNHFNLLLDRLSQDVEALCEADRLGLVTMSYHFIAQKT from the coding sequence ATGACTTTGAGCCCGAATTCAACATTGTATCGATTAGTTACTATCTGGAATTCATTTAAAGCGCTATATCAATTATCCCCACAAAAAGTTGAAGCATTTCTAGAGGCATATAACCTCTATCATTGTGATTGGGTTCACGGACAAGCGATGGATGATTCAAAATCCATTGCCTACGAGGAAGTTAAGCAGAAACTGATTAGTTGGTATGAGGTGATTAATCATCTTTGCGCAATTGGGCAGGTTGAAAAAATGTATATACCTCCTACACTCGACTTAGCAAAAAATGTCATCAATAATCAGATCCTATTTGAAAGAAATTTTGTCCATCTCCTTGGGATGAAAGAGAATGATAAAGTATTTGAATTAGGGTGTGGAAAAGGGCGTGTTGCCATGCATCTTGCTTCACTTACTGGAGCACAAATCACAGGAATTAATATTGATCAAAGTCAATTAGATAATGCTATTGCTTTCGCCAAAAAGCAAAATTTATCCCAACAATGTCATTTTATCAATGCCGACTTTAATGATTTGCCTCTCGCTTTTGATGATAATAATTTTGATTGTATTTACGAAATTCAGGCGCTTTCTCTCTGCAGAGATTTGTCTAAACTCTTTTCAGAACTACATCGTATTCTTAAACCAGGTGGAAAAATTTCATTATTAGAGTGGGTTCGTTTGCCTGGCTATGACGCTCAAAATCCTCATCATCGGGAATTAATGCAAAAAATCAAACCATTGATTGGTGCAATTGGCACTCCCTCCCCCGAAGAATATCAATTAGTCTTACAAAATGCCGGATTTAAAGTGCTATTAAGTGAAGACCCAAGTATCAATAAATCGCAAGAACCTCTTATCAATAAGGCGGGGAGTAATTACGATAAATTATCACCGATTGTTAAATTTCTTGTAAAAATAAATTTACTCCCTAATCACTTTAATTTGTTGCTAGATCGACTTAGCCAAGATGTTGAAGCATTGTGTGAGGCGGATCGCTTGGGGTTAGTGACTATGAGTTACCATTTCATCGCACAGAAAACCTAA
- a CDS encoding acetolactate decarboxylase: MSCSNKTLFQVGVLCGFLDKVYEGDHTLAQIMAKGNMGIGTFDFVHGELIGLDGQFYRIIEDGIARPVDPQQKSPFAWVVDFEETHQFTLEGINSFEHFSEAFDRQVPSPNYIYAYRFECLMDKLECRTESCQPKPFQPLVETMPSVQVNFSYRKVKGKVAGFYFPSYMATMNIPGHHMHFLDSTHRQGGHVFDCVFKKALISVCCIKNYTVALVESETFEKLSPHAQNLEQATHLIEKQRK, from the coding sequence TTGAGCTGCTCAAATAAAACCCTGTTTCAGGTAGGGGTGCTTTGTGGATTTCTTGATAAAGTCTATGAGGGGGATCATACCCTGGCACAAATCATGGCAAAAGGAAATATGGGTATTGGAACCTTTGATTTTGTCCATGGCGAATTAATTGGATTGGATGGCCAATTTTATCGGATAATTGAAGACGGTATCGCAAGGCCTGTCGATCCACAACAAAAATCACCCTTTGCCTGGGTGGTTGACTTTGAGGAAACGCATCAGTTTACCTTGGAGGGGATTAACAGCTTCGAGCATTTTTCAGAAGCATTTGACCGACAAGTACCATCACCCAACTACATTTATGCTTATCGCTTTGAATGCCTGATGGATAAACTGGAGTGCCGGACCGAGTCCTGCCAACCAAAACCTTTTCAACCTTTGGTAGAAACAATGCCAAGCGTTCAGGTCAATTTCTCCTATAGAAAAGTAAAGGGAAAGGTTGCTGGTTTTTATTTCCCTTCTTACATGGCGACAATGAATATTCCGGGCCATCATATGCATTTCTTGGATTCAACCCATAGGCAAGGAGGGCATGTTTTTGATTGTGTATTTAAGAAGGCGTTAATCAGTGTGTGTTGTATTAAAAATTACACAGTCGCATTAGTTGAATCAGAGACGTTTGAAAAATTAAGCCCCCATGCTCAAAATTTGGAACAAGCCACCCATTTAATTGAAAAGCAAAGAAAATAG
- the alsS gene encoding acetolactate synthase AlsS, whose product MSKINGGQLVVKCLEAQGVEFIFGIPGAKIDTVFDALEDSTIQLILCRHEQNAAFMAAAYGRLTGKPGVVLVTSGPGVSNLATGLLTATTEGDPIVALGGNVARDMALKASHQNTNNVQLMKPVCKTSVETEVPEIIPEAIANAFRTAVAPRSGACFISLPQDVLKEMTSAPVIKPASRICYGLAHPETIRAVSQLINQAKCPVLLLGEEASRPENTEAIRKLLLKTGLPTVGTFQAAGVVSRELVSCFAGRVGLFRNQPGDQLLNQSDIIITIGFDSVEYDPEVWNAECQKTIVHIDYSPATIREAYQPKYEVLGDIDANLSALIELLDTSMVLRNQKNVKPYHEAHQKIILTGKSLSRGKLMHPLHFIHELREAIDDDTLITCDVGTIYMWMSRYFLSYQPHHLLFSNGQQTLGVALPWAMAAKLVYPNKKIISMSGDGGFLFSSMELENAVRNKLDFVHFVWRDGSYNMVKEQELMKYKRPSGVEFGKVDLADYAKAFGAIGYELQDPADFSELLQEALKQKGPVLIDIPIDYSDNPGLFETGVLS is encoded by the coding sequence ATGTCGAAGATTAATGGCGGTCAGCTCGTTGTAAAATGCTTGGAGGCACAGGGTGTGGAGTTTATTTTCGGGATTCCGGGTGCAAAAATTGACACAGTTTTTGATGCCTTGGAAGATTCAACTATCCAATTAATCCTCTGCCGCCATGAACAAAATGCAGCGTTTATGGCGGCAGCTTATGGCCGTTTGACTGGTAAACCGGGGGTTGTGTTAGTGACATCGGGGCCAGGCGTTTCAAATTTAGCAACAGGATTATTAACAGCAACAACAGAAGGGGATCCAATTGTTGCACTTGGAGGCAATGTTGCTCGTGATATGGCTCTAAAAGCTTCCCATCAGAATACGAATAACGTGCAATTGATGAAGCCTGTCTGTAAAACCAGTGTGGAAACTGAAGTACCAGAAATCATTCCAGAAGCAATAGCAAATGCATTTCGCACTGCAGTTGCTCCGAGAAGCGGCGCTTGCTTTATCAGTCTACCGCAGGATGTATTGAAGGAAATGACATCCGCCCCAGTAATAAAGCCTGCGTCAAGAATTTGCTATGGCTTGGCACACCCTGAAACAATAAGGGCTGTTTCGCAATTAATAAATCAAGCAAAATGTCCTGTTTTATTATTAGGAGAGGAAGCAAGTCGCCCTGAAAATACCGAAGCAATCCGGAAATTACTCCTAAAAACCGGTTTACCCACCGTTGGAACGTTTCAGGCTGCTGGCGTGGTGTCAAGGGAGTTGGTTTCTTGCTTTGCTGGAAGAGTTGGATTGTTTCGTAATCAACCCGGCGATCAATTACTAAATCAATCCGACATTATTATCACCATTGGATTTGATTCAGTAGAATATGATCCAGAAGTATGGAATGCAGAGTGTCAAAAAACAATTGTGCATATCGATTATTCTCCAGCGACAATTCGCGAGGCTTATCAACCTAAATATGAAGTGCTTGGAGATATCGATGCCAATCTGAGTGCATTGATCGAACTCCTAGATACTTCCATGGTCTTAAGAAATCAGAAAAATGTAAAACCCTATCATGAGGCCCACCAAAAAATTATTTTGACGGGGAAATCATTGTCAAGAGGTAAATTAATGCATCCTTTGCATTTCATTCATGAATTACGCGAAGCCATTGACGATGACACCCTCATAACCTGTGATGTTGGAACAATTTACATGTGGATGTCCCGTTATTTTTTATCCTATCAACCCCACCATCTGTTATTTAGTAATGGCCAGCAAACATTGGGTGTGGCATTGCCGTGGGCTATGGCCGCAAAATTGGTTTATCCGAATAAAAAAATTATTTCAATGTCAGGGGATGGTGGTTTTTTATTTTCATCCATGGAGTTGGAAAATGCCGTAAGAAATAAACTTGATTTCGTCCATTTTGTGTGGCGTGATGGATCTTACAATATGGTTAAAGAGCAAGAATTAATGAAATATAAACGCCCATCAGGCGTTGAGTTTGGAAAAGTAGATCTAGCAGATTATGCCAAAGCGTTTGGAGCAATCGGATACGAATTACAAGATCCGGCCGACTTTAGCGAATTATTGCAAGAGGCATTAAAGCAAAAGGGACCTGTCCTGATTGATATTCCAATTGACTATTCCGACAACCCAGGGTTATTTGAAACGGGGGTGTTATCTTGA
- a CDS encoding SDR family NAD(P)-dependent oxidoreductase: MANYLVIAASSAIGQSVTTHLKSRGDRVFTTARDNRKIKPDFILDACDFDAVAEVFHKIGTIDGVVNCAGSLLLKSAHTTTVEEFQASIDASLKTSFATIRAAGLMMKEGGSVVLISSAAALVGLANHEAVAAAKAGIIGLAQAAAATYAPNNLRVNVIAPGMVNTPLTASLVNNQFALNASKMMHALGRIGTPEDIAQAILFLLSPETSWITGQVLAVDGGLSRVRPKMKI, encoded by the coding sequence ATGGCTAATTACTTAGTTATCGCTGCAAGCAGTGCAATTGGACAATCCGTTACAACACACTTAAAAAGTCGAGGTGACCGAGTATTTACTACCGCAAGAGATAATCGCAAGATAAAACCTGATTTTATTCTTGATGCATGTGATTTTGATGCCGTTGCCGAAGTGTTTCATAAAATTGGTACTATTGATGGGGTGGTGAATTGCGCGGGCTCATTACTCCTTAAAAGTGCTCACACAACCACCGTTGAAGAATTTCAAGCCAGCATTGATGCCTCTTTAAAAACCTCATTTGCTACAATTCGTGCTGCTGGTTTAATGATGAAAGAAGGTGGTTCAGTTGTATTGATTTCATCTGCGGCAGCATTAGTTGGACTTGCTAACCACGAAGCAGTGGCAGCAGCCAAAGCAGGCATAATTGGACTTGCCCAAGCCGCAGCAGCTACTTATGCGCCGAACAATTTAAGGGTAAATGTAATAGCCCCCGGAATGGTAAATACTCCACTGACTGCCTCCTTGGTAAATAACCAGTTTGCCCTTAATGCCTCAAAAATGATGCATGCTCTCGGGCGTATTGGCACTCCAGAGGATATTGCTCAAGCCATCCTATTTTTACTGAGTCCAGAAACAAGCTGGATAACTGGACAAGTCCTTGCAGTTGATGGGGGTTTAAGCCGTGTTCGTCCAAAAATGAAGATATAA
- a CDS encoding cryptochrome/photolyase family protein, translated as MAKLCFILGDQLSETLSAITAINKCDDVILMCEVAQEATYVDHHPKKIAFIFSAMRHFAQELVAKGYQVRYIKFDDPDNQGSLTKELFRAIEEVKPSSICLTEPGEWRVLKMIQDCKDQLAVPLTIHEDNRFLCTTNEFKNWATCKNRLRMEHFYRMMRQKHNLLIDEKGKPIGGSWNYDAQNRKNAKHVPSFPKRLEYPIDVITADILRLVSTHFSNHFGELHPFNLAVTRNQALSEADYFMGHCLGFFGDYQDAMLSNEITLYHSKLSFYLNTGLLQPLELCRRAEQAYFTQKAPLNSVEGFIRQILGWREYVRGIYWLFMPSYKEMNYFNAVRHLPAFFWGAETKMFCIKEVVRQTSAEAYSHHIQRLMITGNFALLAGLDPQQVCDWYLTVYADAYEWVELPNTLGMALYADGGLMSTKPYAASGKYINRMSNFCQSCPYNPNDLLGENACPFNALYWNFLKQNQEKLKNNTRLNYAYMNWQKMSTDKKEAILHKAQQIFANLDSACL; from the coding sequence ATGGCTAAACTATGTTTTATTTTAGGCGATCAACTAAGCGAAACATTATCTGCCATTACGGCAATTAATAAGTGCGATGATGTCATCTTGATGTGTGAGGTTGCGCAGGAGGCCACTTATGTAGATCATCACCCTAAAAAAATTGCTTTTATATTTTCCGCGATGCGCCATTTTGCTCAAGAACTCGTGGCGAAAGGATATCAAGTTCGTTATATCAAATTTGATGATCCAGATAATCAAGGGAGCCTAACTAAAGAACTCTTTCGTGCAATCGAAGAGGTAAAACCTTCATCAATCTGTCTTACTGAACCAGGAGAATGGCGGGTTCTAAAAATGATTCAAGATTGCAAAGATCAATTAGCAGTTCCACTCACTATCCATGAGGACAATCGGTTTCTATGTACAACAAATGAGTTTAAAAATTGGGCCACATGCAAAAATCGACTACGCATGGAGCATTTTTATCGAATGATGCGCCAAAAGCATAACTTACTAATCGATGAAAAAGGGAAGCCAATCGGTGGTTCATGGAATTATGATGCGCAAAATCGTAAAAACGCAAAACATGTTCCCTCATTTCCTAAGCGTTTGGAATACCCAATAGATGTGATTACTGCTGACATTTTGAGATTGGTTTCAACCCACTTTTCAAACCATTTTGGCGAACTGCATCCTTTTAACCTCGCAGTCACCCGCAATCAAGCCTTATCCGAAGCAGATTATTTTATGGGGCATTGCCTTGGCTTTTTTGGTGACTATCAGGATGCCATGCTCAGCAATGAAATAACTTTATATCATTCAAAATTGTCATTTTACCTTAATACAGGCCTCTTACAGCCTTTAGAATTATGCCGGAGGGCTGAGCAGGCTTACTTCACTCAAAAAGCACCCCTGAATTCGGTCGAGGGATTTATACGCCAAATTCTAGGATGGAGGGAGTATGTACGCGGTATTTATTGGCTCTTTATGCCTAGTTACAAGGAAATGAACTACTTTAATGCCGTAAGACACCTACCTGCTTTTTTCTGGGGAGCAGAAACTAAAATGTTTTGTATTAAGGAAGTCGTGCGCCAAACTTCAGCAGAAGCTTATTCTCACCACATTCAACGATTAATGATAACGGGAAATTTTGCGTTATTGGCAGGCTTAGATCCCCAACAAGTCTGTGACTGGTATCTTACTGTTTATGCTGATGCTTATGAGTGGGTGGAACTTCCCAATACATTAGGTATGGCGCTTTACGCCGATGGCGGACTAATGTCAACCAAACCTTACGCCGCGAGTGGAAAATATATAAATCGCATGAGTAATTTTTGCCAATCATGCCCTTATAATCCAAATGATTTATTGGGAGAAAATGCCTGCCCATTTAATGCCTTATACTGGAATTTCCTCAAACAAAATCAAGAGAAGCTCAAGAATAATACGCGGCTAAACTATGCTTACATGAACTGGCAAAAAATGAGCACCGATAAGAAAGAAGCAATTCTTCATAAGGCACAACAAATTTTCGCTAATTTAGACTCAGCCTGCCTTTGA